A portion of the Agrobacterium tumefaciens genome contains these proteins:
- a CDS encoding MurR/RpiR family transcriptional regulator: MTAIDAPDSVKAFEERLLQVAEGLPKRLRQCADYVASNQDRIAVSTVAEMAEGAGVQPSAFMRFCQIMGFSGFSEMQRLFRDSYVGGWPDYATRLDHLREKGDESASGLLAEFVEAGRSSLEMLLKSVDTRQLDEAVSALAQARTVHIIGLRRSFPIASYLAYAFEKMKVPAVLHSAVGGLGNLSAISRDDALIAITFSPYSAETLELAEMARANGIPVVAMSDSAVNPLRKSGATLLTVTEIDFGAFRSLSATLCLAITLAVAVGTRKTA; encoded by the coding sequence ATGACGGCAATCGATGCGCCAGACTCCGTGAAGGCTTTTGAGGAGCGGTTGCTTCAGGTCGCGGAAGGCCTGCCGAAACGATTACGTCAATGTGCGGATTATGTCGCGTCCAATCAGGATCGCATTGCCGTTTCCACCGTCGCCGAAATGGCAGAAGGTGCCGGCGTGCAGCCGTCTGCATTCATGCGCTTTTGCCAGATCATGGGTTTTTCCGGCTTTTCGGAGATGCAGCGCCTGTTTCGCGATTCCTATGTCGGCGGCTGGCCGGATTATGCGACCCGGCTGGACCACCTGCGCGAAAAGGGCGACGAGAGCGCGTCGGGCCTGTTGGCGGAGTTCGTGGAGGCTGGCCGTTCTTCATTGGAAATGCTGCTGAAATCGGTCGATACACGGCAGCTTGACGAGGCGGTCTCGGCGCTGGCACAGGCGCGCACCGTGCATATCATCGGTTTGCGGCGCTCCTTCCCCATTGCCAGTTACCTCGCTTACGCCTTCGAGAAAATGAAGGTACCTGCGGTTTTGCACAGCGCCGTCGGTGGCCTCGGCAACCTCAGCGCCATCTCCCGCGATGACGCGCTGATTGCGATCACCTTCTCCCCCTATTCGGCTGAAACGCTGGAACTGGCGGAAATGGCCCGCGCCAATGGTATTCCGGTCGTCGCCATGTCCGATTCGGCCGTCAATCCGCTGCGCAAGTCCGGCGCGACGCTACTCACGGTAACGGAAATCGATTTTGGCGCATTCCGCTCGCTTTCCGCCACGCTCTGTCTCGCCATTACACTCGCTGTCGCTGTGGGAACGCGCAAAACAGCCTGA
- a CDS encoding Gfo/Idh/MocA family protein — protein MAALGVGLIGTGYMGKCHALAWNNVTSVFGDVERPRLVTLAEVNPELAAKKAAEFGFARSTGDWRDLLADPEIDVISVTTPNAFHPEMAIAALDAGKHVWCEKPMAPAFTDAVKMRDAARRSGKAAAMGYNYIQNPVIRHMRRLIDEGAIGNVYHVRAEMDEDFMADATQPFYWKSEASSGYGALDDFAVHPLSLLFSLFGHAESAITDMVKPYETRPLSGGGERAVETHDLASVLLKLEGGISAVLIANRSAWGRKGRIAIQIYGSTGSILFDQERMNEFQLYTTDGRPEEQGFRTVLAAPRHKPYDRFIPAPGHGLGFNDLKVIECRELIAAIEGKTAHIIDFEEGLKIERSIHAMARSFAEGRWVATSEIAE, from the coding sequence ATGGCCGCTCTTGGCGTTGGCCTTATTGGCACGGGTTACATGGGCAAGTGCCACGCTTTGGCGTGGAACAACGTCACCAGCGTTTTCGGCGATGTGGAGCGTCCACGACTGGTCACACTGGCAGAGGTCAATCCCGAGCTTGCGGCGAAGAAAGCTGCCGAGTTCGGTTTCGCCCGCTCGACCGGCGACTGGCGCGATCTGCTTGCCGACCCTGAAATCGATGTGATCTCGGTCACCACACCCAATGCCTTTCACCCCGAAATGGCGATTGCCGCCCTTGATGCCGGCAAACACGTCTGGTGCGAAAAGCCGATGGCGCCTGCCTTCACGGATGCCGTGAAGATGCGCGATGCGGCCCGCCGTTCGGGCAAGGCGGCGGCCATGGGCTACAACTACATCCAGAACCCTGTCATCCGCCATATGCGCCGCCTTATCGACGAAGGCGCGATCGGCAATGTCTACCATGTACGTGCGGAAATGGATGAGGACTTCATGGCGGATGCCACCCAGCCCTTCTACTGGAAGAGTGAAGCCTCCTCCGGCTATGGCGCGCTGGATGATTTCGCTGTTCATCCGCTGTCACTTCTGTTTTCCCTTTTCGGCCATGCCGAAAGCGCGATCACCGATATGGTGAAGCCTTACGAGACGCGGCCGCTAAGTGGCGGCGGCGAGCGCGCTGTGGAAACGCATGATCTTGCCAGCGTGCTTCTGAAGCTCGAAGGCGGCATTTCGGCGGTGCTGATCGCCAACCGCTCGGCCTGGGGTCGCAAGGGCCGTATCGCCATCCAGATTTACGGCTCCACCGGCTCGATCCTTTTCGACCAGGAGCGGATGAACGAATTCCAGCTCTACACCACGGACGGGCGCCCGGAGGAGCAGGGTTTCAGAACCGTTCTCGCCGCCCCTCGCCACAAGCCGTATGACCGCTTCATCCCCGCCCCCGGCCACGGGCTCGGCTTCAACGATCTGAAGGTGATCGAGTGCCGGGAACTGATCGCGGCCATCGAGGGCAAGACGGCGCATATCATCGACTTCGAGGAAGGCCTGAAGATCGAGCGCAGCATTCATGCCATGGCCCGGTCCTTCGCCGAGGGACGATGGGTCGCGACGAGTGAGATTGCGGAATAG
- the iolE gene encoding myo-inosose-2 dehydratase encodes MIRYGTNPIAWSNDDDRTLGAHISLEQCLDETAKIGFDGIEKGHKFPTDPEGLKGVLAPRSLSFVSGWHSLNLLTDSIESEKKAMQPALDLLKAMGSKVIIVCETSNAIHGADDTALVDRPRLAAEDWAKFGAGVEALAAYAAEQGITLVYHHHMGTVVESEDEIDLLMKHTGPKTHLLLDTGHCLFGGGDPVRVAQKYMHRVGHIHAKNVRPVIADQVRNERLSFLEGVRRGVFTVPGDSEGGVNFPPVLKIAAEHNYSGWLVIEAEQDPDVRNPFEYQSLGLKSLKAFAREAGLDKAQAA; translated from the coding sequence ATGATCCGTTACGGAACCAACCCGATTGCCTGGTCCAACGACGACGACCGCACGCTGGGCGCCCATATCAGCCTTGAACAATGCCTCGACGAAACCGCCAAGATCGGCTTCGACGGCATCGAGAAGGGCCACAAGTTCCCGACTGACCCGGAAGGCCTGAAGGGTGTGCTTGCGCCGCGTAGCCTTTCCTTCGTCTCCGGCTGGCATTCGCTGAACCTTCTGACCGACAGCATCGAATCCGAAAAGAAGGCCATGCAGCCGGCGCTCGATCTGCTGAAAGCCATGGGCTCGAAAGTCATCATCGTCTGCGAGACCTCGAACGCCATTCACGGTGCCGACGACACGGCGCTGGTTGACCGTCCTCGCCTTGCGGCCGAGGACTGGGCGAAGTTCGGCGCGGGTGTGGAGGCGCTGGCGGCCTATGCTGCCGAACAGGGCATCACCCTCGTCTACCATCACCACATGGGAACCGTGGTCGAGAGCGAAGACGAAATCGATCTTCTGATGAAGCATACCGGGCCGAAGACCCATCTGCTGCTCGATACCGGCCATTGCCTGTTCGGCGGCGGAGATCCCGTGCGCGTCGCGCAGAAATACATGCACCGCGTCGGCCATATCCACGCCAAGAACGTGCGGCCGGTGATTGCCGATCAGGTTCGGAACGAGCGGCTTTCCTTCCTCGAAGGCGTTCGCCGCGGTGTGTTCACCGTGCCGGGTGACAGCGAGGGCGGCGTGAACTTCCCGCCGGTTCTGAAAATTGCCGCCGAGCACAATTACAGCGGATGGCTGGTCATCGAGGCCGAACAGGACCCGGATGTGCGCAACCCCTTCGAATATCAGAGCCTCGGCCTGAAATCGCTGAAGGCTTTTGCGCGTGAGGCCGGACTGGACAAGGCTCAGGCGGCTTGA
- the iolB gene encoding 5-deoxy-glucuronate isomerase: MTSLLRKPVATSGKVHDITPQSADWGYVGFGLYRLKPGETAAEKTGDTEVILVLVEGKAKISAGGKEFGELGDRMNVFERKPPHCVYVPAGSEWSLTATTDCTVGVCTAPGEKGSREAQQIGPDGVQLTERGKGANTRYIFPIAMEERDVADSLLVTEVFTPSGNWSSYPPHRHDEDNYPDMTYLEETYYHRLNPAQGFGFQRVFTEDGSLDETMAVADGDVVLVPKGHHPCGAPYGYEMYYLNVMAGPMRKWRFKNHPDHDWIFKRDNP; the protein is encoded by the coding sequence ATGACCTCACTTCTGCGCAAGCCGGTCGCGACAAGCGGCAAGGTGCACGACATCACGCCCCAAAGCGCGGATTGGGGTTATGTCGGTTTCGGCCTTTATCGTCTGAAGCCCGGTGAAACCGCAGCCGAGAAGACTGGCGATACGGAAGTCATTCTGGTGCTTGTCGAAGGCAAGGCGAAGATTTCCGCCGGGGGCAAGGAGTTCGGTGAACTCGGCGACCGCATGAACGTGTTCGAGCGCAAGCCGCCGCACTGCGTTTATGTCCCCGCCGGCTCCGAATGGTCGCTGACGGCCACGACGGATTGCACCGTCGGTGTCTGCACCGCACCGGGTGAAAAAGGTAGCCGCGAAGCGCAACAGATCGGTCCCGATGGCGTGCAACTGACCGAGCGCGGCAAAGGCGCCAATACGCGCTACATTTTCCCCATCGCCATGGAAGAACGCGATGTCGCCGATAGTCTCCTGGTGACGGAAGTGTTCACCCCGTCGGGCAACTGGTCGTCCTATCCGCCGCACCGGCATGACGAAGACAATTACCCCGATATGACCTATCTGGAAGAGACGTATTATCACCGGCTCAACCCGGCGCAGGGTTTCGGTTTCCAGCGCGTTTTCACCGAGGATGGATCGCTGGACGAGACCATGGCTGTGGCGGACGGCGATGTCGTGCTGGTTCCCAAGGGACACCACCCCTGCGGCGCGCCTTATGGCTACGAGATGTATTATCTGAACGTGATGGCCGGGCCGATGCGCAAATGGCGCTTCAAGAACCACCCCGATCACGACTGGATTTTCAAGCGCGACAATCCCTGA
- a CDS encoding branched-chain amino acid ABC transporter permease, whose protein sequence is MAVLMNDLTETAKPPKARSPLRAIGGPLLIIIAAIAGYFLFPDNLALLTRIIAIALLVLSIDLVTGYCGVATLGHAALFGAGAYAAGIAAAHYGITDPLLMTLIGAAVGGIAGLLSGTILLRAHGLPQLVLSIAVVHLFHEAANKASDWTGGSDGLAGVSPDALFGTFEFDLYGRTAYIYGVCLLLLVFLALRVVVNSPFGMLCRGVKQDSIRIQAMGGSVNGTILKMFVISGIVAGIGGALNAISTQVVGLDSLSFTLSAEALVMLVLGGAGSLYGALIGTVTFMWFEDVVSAANPFHWLTIVGLLLIAVVLFAPRGLYGAGEQIIARLRGDRK, encoded by the coding sequence ATGGCGGTGCTCATGAACGACCTCACTGAAACGGCAAAACCGCCGAAGGCCCGCTCGCCCCTGCGCGCGATTGGCGGTCCGCTGCTCATCATCATCGCCGCCATCGCCGGTTACTTCCTGTTTCCGGATAATCTGGCGCTGTTGACGCGCATCATCGCGATAGCGCTTCTCGTGCTCTCCATCGATCTCGTTACCGGCTATTGCGGCGTGGCGACACTTGGCCATGCGGCCCTTTTCGGTGCTGGCGCCTATGCCGCCGGCATTGCCGCTGCCCACTACGGTATCACGGACCCGCTTCTCATGACCCTCATCGGCGCAGCAGTGGGCGGCATCGCGGGATTGCTGTCCGGCACCATTCTGTTGCGCGCGCACGGCCTGCCGCAACTGGTGCTGTCCATCGCCGTCGTCCATCTTTTCCATGAGGCGGCCAACAAGGCGTCGGACTGGACGGGCGGCAGCGACGGGCTTGCCGGCGTCTCGCCCGATGCGCTGTTCGGCACCTTCGAATTCGATCTTTACGGCCGCACCGCCTATATCTACGGCGTCTGCCTGCTGCTTCTTGTTTTTCTGGCACTTCGCGTCGTCGTCAATTCGCCCTTCGGCATGCTGTGTCGCGGCGTCAAGCAGGACAGCATCCGCATTCAGGCCATGGGCGGTTCGGTCAATGGCACGATTTTGAAGATGTTCGTGATATCAGGCATCGTCGCCGGAATCGGCGGCGCGCTGAACGCCATCTCCACGCAGGTGGTCGGCCTCGACAGCCTCAGCTTCACGCTGTCTGCCGAAGCGCTAGTCATGCTGGTTCTCGGTGGCGCGGGCTCGCTTTATGGCGCGCTGATCGGCACCGTCACCTTCATGTGGTTCGAGGACGTCGTTTCCGCCGCTAACCCGTTCCACTGGCTCACAATCGTCGGCCTGCTTCTGATCGCCGTCGTGCTGTTTGCGCCACGCGGCCTTTATGGCGCGGGCGAACAGATCATCGCGCGCCTGCGGGGAGATCGCAAATGA
- a CDS encoding ABC transporter ATP-binding protein, whose translation MPAAPLEIANLTAGYGPTRVIEGLSLSVPAGSRFAVLGRNGVGKTSLFATLAGQTKRFAGDIHLGEQDITALPSAARALAGLGYVPQTRDVFPTLTVEENLFVGLKGRPKSAIEEAYTLFPRLKERRRNLGSQLSGGEQQMLSTARTILGQPQVLLLDEPLEGLAPVICEELMAAFSKLAQSGEMTILLIEQRIQMAIDFADHAIIMERGRIVWSGPSDDLAANPDIVDTHLGVGGLH comes from the coding sequence ATGCCCGCAGCGCCGCTTGAAATCGCCAACCTGACCGCCGGTTACGGCCCCACCCGTGTCATCGAGGGTCTGTCGCTCTCCGTTCCCGCCGGTTCGCGTTTCGCGGTGCTCGGGCGTAACGGCGTTGGCAAGACGAGCCTGTTTGCCACGCTTGCCGGGCAGACGAAACGATTTGCCGGTGATATCCATCTCGGCGAGCAGGACATCACCGCCCTGCCGAGTGCTGCCCGCGCCCTCGCCGGTCTCGGTTACGTGCCGCAGACCCGCGATGTCTTTCCGACACTCACAGTCGAAGAAAACCTCTTCGTCGGCCTCAAGGGCCGGCCGAAATCAGCCATCGAGGAAGCCTACACGCTGTTTCCGCGCCTGAAGGAAAGACGCCGCAATCTCGGCTCGCAACTCTCCGGTGGCGAGCAGCAGATGCTTTCCACCGCTCGCACCATCCTCGGCCAGCCGCAGGTGCTGCTTCTCGATGAACCGCTCGAAGGTCTCGCCCCTGTTATCTGCGAGGAACTGATGGCGGCCTTCTCGAAACTCGCGCAATCGGGCGAAATGACCATTCTTCTCATCGAACAGCGCATCCAGATGGCCATCGACTTCGCCGACCACGCCATCATCATGGAACGCGGCCGCATCGTCTGGTCAGGACCGTCCGACGATCTTGCGGCGAACCCGGATATTGTTGATACGCATCTTGGTGTGGGTGGATTGCACTGA
- a CDS encoding bifunctional 5-dehydro-2-deoxygluconokinase/5-dehydro-2-deoxyphosphogluconate aldolase: MKKLDLITIGRSSVDLYGSQVGGRLEDMASFAKYIGGSPTNIAAGAARLGLASAVITRVGDEHMGRFIREQLVREGVDVRGVKTDPERLTALVLLGIRDQNQFPLIFYRENCADMALSEDDIDPAFIAEAGCVCATGTHLSHPKTEAAVLKALKLARENGAKTALDIDYRPNLWGVAGHGDGESRFVESQKVTAKLQSTLHLFDLIVGTEEEFHIAGGSTDTLAALNAVRKVSNATLVCKRGPMGASVFAGEIPASLDDGETGEGFPIEVFNVLGAGDGFMAGLFRGWLRGEDWPTTLKYANACGAFAVSRHGCTPAYPSWEELQYFFKAGIRNKALRKDEALEQVHWSTNRKGEWDTMRVFAFDHRMQLEAIADELGIKHERIGAFKKLCLEAAQTVAGGKAGYGILCDGRLGRDALFAASGSGLWIGRPVEWPGSRPLTLEPELGKDFGGLSEWPLENVVKVLCFYHPDDTDEMRAAQEETVMRLFQATRRNRLEMLLEVIPSKVGPTDDLTAARIIERFYEIGVYPDWWKLEPMKTRAAWKNACDAVHRNDPYVRGIVVLGLDAPQSELEESFRLAAGFDLVKGFAVGRTIFADAARGWLGGKITDEEAVKDMAQRYTSLCRIWDEARAKKGEAA, translated from the coding sequence TTGAAAAAACTTGACCTTATCACGATCGGGCGCTCGTCGGTCGACCTTTATGGTTCACAGGTCGGCGGCCGGCTGGAGGACATGGCCTCCTTTGCCAAATATATTGGCGGCTCCCCCACCAATATTGCGGCCGGCGCTGCGCGGCTCGGCCTTGCCAGTGCCGTCATCACCCGCGTTGGTGACGAGCATATGGGCCGCTTCATCCGTGAACAGCTGGTGCGCGAAGGCGTGGACGTACGCGGCGTGAAAACCGACCCGGAGCGGTTGACGGCGCTGGTGCTTCTCGGCATTCGCGACCAGAACCAGTTTCCGCTGATTTTCTATCGCGAGAACTGTGCCGACATGGCGCTCAGCGAAGACGACATCGATCCCGCCTTTATTGCCGAAGCAGGCTGTGTCTGCGCCACCGGCACGCATCTGTCGCATCCGAAGACGGAAGCGGCCGTACTGAAGGCGCTGAAACTTGCCCGCGAAAACGGTGCGAAAACAGCGCTCGACATCGACTATCGACCCAATCTCTGGGGTGTTGCCGGCCATGGCGATGGCGAAAGCCGCTTCGTGGAATCGCAGAAGGTCACCGCCAAGCTGCAATCCACCCTGCATCTCTTCGATCTGATTGTAGGCACGGAAGAAGAATTCCACATTGCCGGCGGCTCGACCGATACGCTGGCCGCACTGAACGCCGTACGCAAGGTGTCGAACGCGACGCTGGTGTGCAAGCGTGGCCCGATGGGTGCTTCGGTTTTCGCCGGCGAAATTCCGGCAAGCCTGGACGATGGCGAGACGGGCGAAGGTTTCCCGATCGAGGTCTTCAATGTTCTCGGCGCGGGCGATGGTTTCATGGCCGGGCTTTTCCGTGGCTGGCTGCGCGGCGAGGACTGGCCGACAACGCTGAAATACGCCAATGCCTGTGGCGCCTTTGCCGTTTCCCGCCACGGCTGCACGCCCGCCTATCCGAGTTGGGAAGAGCTGCAATATTTCTTCAAGGCCGGCATCCGCAACAAGGCGCTGCGCAAGGACGAGGCGCTGGAACAGGTGCATTGGTCAACCAATCGCAAGGGCGAATGGGACACAATGCGCGTCTTCGCCTTCGACCATCGCATGCAACTGGAAGCGATCGCCGACGAACTCGGCATTAAACATGAGCGCATCGGCGCCTTCAAGAAGCTCTGCCTCGAGGCCGCGCAAACGGTCGCCGGTGGCAAGGCGGGTTACGGCATTCTCTGCGATGGCCGCCTCGGACGCGATGCGCTTTTCGCAGCCAGCGGCTCCGGTCTGTGGATCGGCAGGCCGGTGGAATGGCCGGGTTCGCGCCCGCTGACGCTGGAACCGGAACTCGGCAAGGATTTCGGCGGGCTTTCCGAATGGCCGCTGGAAAATGTCGTCAAGGTTCTGTGCTTCTATCACCCGGATGATACCGACGAAATGCGCGCCGCGCAGGAGGAGACGGTGATGCGTCTGTTCCAGGCGACACGCCGCAACCGGTTGGAAATGCTGCTCGAGGTCATTCCCTCCAAGGTCGGCCCGACCGACGATCTGACCGCCGCGCGCATCATCGAACGCTTCTACGAGATCGGCGTTTATCCCGACTGGTGGAAACTGGAGCCGATGAAAACCAGAGCCGCCTGGAAAAATGCCTGCGACGCCGTGCATCGCAACGATCCTTACGTGCGCGGCATCGTCGTTCTTGGTCTCGACGCACCGCAAAGCGAGCTGGAGGAGAGCTTCCGCCTTGCCGCCGGTTTCGATCTGGTCAAAGGTTTCGCGGTTGGCCGCACGATTTTCGCCGACGCCGCGCGGGGTTGGCTCGGTGGCAAGATCACCGATGAGGAAGCGGTGAAGGACATGGCGCAGCGCTATACCAGCCTGTGCCGCATATGGGATGAGGCGCGCGCCAAAAAGGGAGAGGCAGCGTGA
- the iolD gene encoding 3D-(3,5/4)-trihydroxycyclohexane-1,2-dione acylhydrolase (decyclizing) — MKTIRLTAAQAMVRYLAAQMNEHGETYIAGVWAIFGHGNVAGIGEALYGIREKLPTYRGQNEQSMAHAAIAYSKQLRRRRAMAVTSSIGPGAANMVTAAALAHVNRLPVLLIPGDVFANRGPDPVLQQLEDFGDGTMTVNECFRPVSRYFDRIMRPEQLLTALPRAMRTMTDPADCGPVTLAFCQDVQAEAYDYPVSFFEKRVWRQRRPEPDVVEFEEAVAALKAAKNPVIVAGGGVHFSGATETLKRFAETHSIPVVETQAGKSALAWDHDLNFGPVGVTGAESANIISEKADLVFGVGTRFQDFTTGSWALFKNPDRKILALNVQPYDSAKHDAISLTADAKIGLEKLSAALGSHRFTAPDAKLKAAWFEKADADTAAPGEDNANSLPTDMQVIGAVQRQSRDNTVVMCAAGTMPGELHQLWKSKLPLSYHMEYGFSCMGYEVAGGLGIKMAEPDRDVIVMVGDGSYMMMNSELATSVAMGVKITLVITDNRGYGCINRLQMETGGAEFNNLYAHTNVNPIAIDFVAHAGSMGADARKVSTIAELEAALAAARESSRTTVIVIDTDPYPTPQAGGHWWDVAVPEVSDRAEIGPARARYENHIKERQ; from the coding sequence GTGAAGACAATCAGATTGACGGCTGCGCAGGCTATGGTTCGTTACCTCGCCGCGCAGATGAATGAGCATGGCGAGACCTATATTGCCGGTGTCTGGGCCATCTTCGGCCATGGCAATGTCGCCGGCATCGGCGAGGCGCTTTATGGCATTCGCGAGAAACTGCCGACCTATCGCGGCCAGAACGAGCAATCCATGGCGCATGCGGCGATTGCCTATTCCAAGCAGCTGCGTCGCCGGCGGGCAATGGCGGTCACCTCCTCCATCGGCCCCGGTGCTGCCAACATGGTAACAGCGGCAGCGCTCGCCCATGTCAACCGCCTGCCGGTTCTTCTCATCCCCGGCGATGTCTTCGCCAATCGCGGTCCCGACCCCGTGCTCCAGCAGCTGGAGGATTTCGGCGACGGCACGATGACGGTGAATGAGTGCTTCCGCCCAGTTAGCCGTTATTTCGACCGTATCATGCGCCCGGAACAATTGCTGACCGCCCTTCCCCGCGCCATGCGCACCATGACGGACCCGGCCGATTGCGGCCCGGTAACGCTGGCTTTCTGCCAGGACGTGCAGGCGGAAGCTTACGATTATCCCGTCAGCTTCTTTGAAAAGCGCGTCTGGCGGCAACGCCGCCCGGAACCGGATGTGGTGGAATTCGAAGAGGCCGTCGCCGCGCTGAAGGCTGCGAAGAACCCCGTCATCGTTGCCGGCGGCGGTGTGCATTTTTCCGGCGCCACCGAAACGCTGAAGCGTTTTGCGGAAACCCATTCCATCCCGGTCGTCGAAACCCAGGCCGGCAAATCGGCACTGGCGTGGGATCACGATCTCAATTTCGGCCCGGTCGGCGTCACGGGTGCCGAAAGCGCCAATATCATAAGCGAGAAAGCCGATCTGGTGTTCGGCGTCGGCACCCGCTTTCAGGACTTTACCACCGGTTCCTGGGCGCTGTTCAAGAACCCTGACCGCAAGATCCTCGCCCTCAACGTGCAGCCCTATGACAGCGCCAAGCATGATGCGATCAGCCTGACGGCGGATGCGAAGATCGGTCTCGAAAAACTGTCGGCCGCCCTTGGCAGCCACCGCTTCACGGCACCGGATGCCAAGCTCAAGGCGGCATGGTTCGAGAAGGCCGATGCCGATACGGCAGCACCGGGTGAGGACAATGCCAACAGCCTGCCCACCGACATGCAGGTGATCGGCGCCGTACAGCGCCAGTCACGCGACAATACCGTCGTCATGTGCGCGGCGGGCACCATGCCGGGTGAGCTGCACCAGTTGTGGAAATCCAAGCTGCCGCTTTCCTATCACATGGAATACGGCTTCTCCTGCATGGGCTATGAGGTTGCCGGCGGCCTCGGCATCAAGATGGCGGAACCGGACCGGGACGTGATCGTCATGGTCGGCGACGGCTCCTACATGATGATGAATTCCGAGCTTGCGACATCGGTTGCCATGGGCGTCAAGATCACCCTCGTCATCACCGATAACAGGGGTTACGGCTGCATCAACCGGCTGCAAATGGAAACCGGCGGCGCGGAGTTCAACAACCTTTACGCCCACACCAACGTCAACCCCATCGCCATCGACTTCGTCGCCCATGCCGGCTCTATGGGCGCGGATGCGCGCAAGGTTTCCACCATCGCCGAGCTGGAAGCGGCGCTTGCGGCCGCTCGCGAATCCAGCCGCACGACTGTCATCGTCATCGATACCGACCCCTATCCGACCCCGCAGGCCGGTGGCCACTGGTGGGATGTGGCGGTACCCGAAGTTTCCGACCGGGCCGAAATCGGACCGGCGCGCGCGCGCTACGAAAACCATATCAAGGAAAGACAGTAA
- a CDS encoding ABC transporter ATP-binding protein, whose amino-acid sequence MSAIFEVSGLQKNFGGLVVTNNVSLSLSPGDRTVLIGPNGAGKTTFVNLVTGNIKPSAGTVRIAGEDVTGLSASQRVKRGLVRSFQVTRLFQDMTPEEHVALAILQREGRTGRIFGRYRAMPTVMSEARDILGTLGLLAIAETRVREIAYGQQRLIEIALAMALRPKILLLDEPAAGVPSTETARIEQALDRLPADLAILMIEHDMDLVFRFARRVVVLAAGAVIFDGSPGEVTSNAEVRQAYLGSYANARSAA is encoded by the coding sequence ATGAGCGCTATTTTCGAAGTTTCCGGCCTGCAGAAAAATTTCGGCGGTCTCGTCGTTACCAACAATGTCTCGCTGTCGCTTTCGCCCGGCGATCGCACCGTGCTGATCGGCCCCAACGGCGCCGGCAAGACCACATTCGTCAACCTCGTTACCGGAAACATCAAGCCATCCGCCGGAACCGTGCGGATTGCCGGAGAAGACGTGACGGGGCTCAGCGCCAGTCAGCGTGTGAAGCGCGGACTTGTCCGCTCGTTTCAGGTGACGCGGCTGTTCCAGGACATGACGCCGGAGGAACATGTCGCACTCGCCATTCTGCAAAGGGAAGGCAGAACGGGCCGGATTTTCGGCCGTTACCGCGCCATGCCAACGGTGATGAGCGAGGCGCGCGACATTCTCGGAACGCTTGGCCTGCTTGCCATCGCCGAAACCCGCGTTCGTGAAATCGCCTATGGCCAGCAGCGGCTGATCGAGATCGCGCTTGCCATGGCGCTCAGGCCCAAAATCCTGCTGCTTGATGAACCTGCCGCCGGCGTTCCCTCGACGGAGACGGCGCGTATCGAACAGGCGCTCGATCGCCTGCCCGCCGACCTCGCCATATTGATGATCGAACACGACATGGATCTGGTCTTCCGTTTCGCCAGACGTGTGGTCGTGCTCGCCGCAGGCGCCGTCATATTCGACGGTTCGCCTGGCGAAGTCACCAGCAACGCAGAAGTCCGCCAAGCCTATCTCGGAAGTTACGCCAATGCCCGCAGCGCCGCTTGA